One genomic window of Candidatus Cloacimonas sp. includes the following:
- a CDS encoding co-chaperone GroES, translating to MNIRPVEDHLAVKLSTLENEKTVGGIIIPDTAKEKPQIAEVIAVGNDEDLQKIVKVGDKVLFGKYAGTEIELEGEKLLILAKSDLLAIVE from the coding sequence ATGAACATCAGACCCGTAGAAGACCATTTAGCGGTGAAACTTAGCACCCTGGAAAATGAAAAGACCGTTGGCGGAATCATTATTCCCGATACAGCCAAAGAAAAACCTCAAATTGCTGAAGTAATTGCTGTTGGCAACGATGAGGATTTGCAAAAAATAGTGAAAGTGGGCGATAAAGTCCTCTTTGGCAAATATGCCGGAACCGAAATTGAACTTGAGGGAGAAAAGCTTCTTATTCTTGCCAAAAGCGATCTCCTGGCTATCGTAGAGTAA